Proteins encoded in a region of the Euleptes europaea isolate rEulEur1 chromosome 3, rEulEur1.hap1, whole genome shotgun sequence genome:
- the LOC130475004 gene encoding free fatty acid receptor 2-like: protein MTNFGVILAIYIVTFLIGFPSNLLSLYTFLRKVCQKPAPIDILLLNLTVSDIMLLIFLPLKMTEAAKNNEWPFHRALCTVTSCTFHSSIYISTLFLTAISVDRYLGVAFPIKYRLNRRLAYAVVASVFIWLFVGSHCSTVFVLRTLHNDSVQSSQHPSNHVVCFKEFNEQQKKIIYPFRLELCLILFFIPFFITCFCYINVIRILASLPNVQDHKKQRAVGLAMVTLLNYALFFGPFNISHIFGMMNYEDPNWREYSFALSSFNTCLDPFIFFFSSNAIRRNVGICWTSICRRFQPIIPRCSLPCCKDPRDNDEGGGAVGLSTSSGLGGTGAYTDSSSCGHAAKMLEVSPLDTEQEAYCTKFQVQQEH from the coding sequence ATGACCAATTTTGGGGTTATTCTTGCTATCTACATTGTCACCTTCCTGATTGGCTTCCCGTCCAACCTCCTGTCTCTCTACACGTTCTTAAGGAAAGTCTGCCAGAAGCCAGCCCCCATAGACATCCTCTTGCTCAACTTGACTGTGTCGGACATCATGCTTCTGATCTTTCTGCCCCTCAAAATGACGGAGGCTGCCAAAAACAACGAGTGGCCTTTTCACAGGGCTCTCTGCACCGTCACCAGTTGCACCTTCCACAGCAGCATCTACATCAGCACCCTTTTCCTCACAGCAATCAGTGTAGACCGCTACCTGGGGGTTGCGTTTCCCATCAAGTACAGGTTGAACCGCAGGTTGGCCTACGCAGTGGTGGCCAGCGTCTTCATCTGGTTGTTTGTCGGCTCCCACTGCAGCACCGTCTTTGTCTTGAGGACCCTGCATAACGATTCGGTGCAGTCTTCACAGCACCCTTCCAATCACGTGGTCTGCTTCAAAGAGTTCAACGAGCAGCAGAAGAAAATCATCTACCCCTTCCGGCTAGAACTCTGCCTCATCCTCTTCTTCATCCCTTTCTTCATCACCTGTTTCTGCTACATCAATGTGATCCGCATCCTGGCCTCCCTGCCCAATGTCCAGGACCACAAGAAGCAACGAGCCGTGGGCCTGGCTATGGTCACTTTGCTCAATTATGCTCTGTTCTTTGGCCCCTTTAACATCTCCCACATTTTTGGAATGATGAATTATGAAGACCCGAATTGGAGAGAATATAGCTTTGCCCTCAGCTctttcaacacctgcttggatcctttcatcttcttcttttcatccaaTGCCATCCGACGAAACGTTGGTATTTGCTGGACTAGCATCTGCCGTAGATTCCAGCCCATTATACCACGCTGCTCTTTGCCCTGTTGCAAGGATCCCAGAGACAACGATGAAGGAGGTGGAGCTGTCGGATTATCTACTTCAAGCGGACTGGGAGGGACTGGCGCATACACCGATTCCTCCTCCTGTGGCCATGCTGCAAAGATGTTGGAGGTCAGCCCACTGGACACTGAGCAGGAAGCATACTGCACCAAGTTCCAAGTACAGCAGGAACACTAG